In Populus nigra chromosome 1, ddPopNigr1.1, whole genome shotgun sequence, one genomic interval encodes:
- the LOC133704374 gene encoding plant intracellular Ras-group-related LRR protein 5-like has translation MAVKTSKKQDPSPAFLETVDEIMRLYKSLPSRPSIEEVEAAMSVIKTVNNEEQARLDDIAELDCPQDVPQELFSVLQQARKTVVLFQSHEQRKEALYLVEVDKMFENFDGLIQRVSLLVSGDTHKEKLISISESVEKTEKESVVSDESLIKKREDGESDKDGFKDLVKSSSTKAAFISGEVNSEKLSLMKVAAVIEKSANTGAVVLDLRGKLMDQIEWLPLSIGKLLFITELDLSENRIMALPSTINGLKALTKLDVHSNQLINLPGSFGELINLTDLDLRANRLRSLPASFVKLTKLENLDLSSNQFTQLPETVGSLTSLKILNVDTNELEEVPYTIGSCTSLVELRLDFNQLRALPEAIGKLDCLEILALHYNRIRGLPTTMGHLSNLRDLDVSFNELESIPENLCFAENLKKLNVANNFADLRSLPRNIGNLELLEELDISDDQIRVLPDSFRLLSKLRVFRADETPLEIPPRQVTILGAQAVVQFMADLVNKRDANTKLSKKMKKKGFWHRVISILWPFRSS, from the exons ATGGCCGTGAAAACCAGCAAAAAACAAGACCCATCGCCTGCTTTTTTAGAAACAGTGGATGAAATCATGAGACTCTATAAATCACTGCCGTCACGACCCTCCATTGAAGAAGTTGAAGCAGCCATGTCTGTGATCAAGACTGTCAACAATGAAGAGCAGGCAAGGCTTGATGATATTGCAGAGCTAGACTGTCCTCAAGATGTCCCACAGGAGCTCTTCTCCGTGCTACAACAAGCGAGAAAGACCGTGGTGTTGTTTCAAAGCCATGAACAGAGAAAAGAGGCTCTTTACTTGGTTGAAGTTGACAAGATGTTTGAGAACTTCGATGGGTTGATACAAAGAGTTTCTTTGTTGGTTTCTGGGGATACCCACAAGGAGAAACTGATCTCTATCAGTGAGTCAGTTGAAAAAACTGAGAAAGAAAGTGTGGTTAGTGATGAAagtttgatcaagaaaagagaaGATGGAGAATCGGATAAAGATGGCTTCAAGGATTTGGTGAAGAGCTCTTCCACAAAGGCCGCTTTCATTTCGG GTGAAGTGAACTCTGAGAAGCTGAGTCTGATGAAGGTGGCAGCAGTCATAGAAAAATCTGCAAATACTGGAGCTGTAGTTCTTGATCTTAGAGGCAAGTTGATGGATCAAATTGAGTGGCTTCCTCTGTCAATTGGGAAATTATTGTTCATTACTGAATTGGACTTGTCTGAAAACCGAATCATGGCACTTCCATCCACCATTAATGGCCTCAAAGCCTTGACGAAGTTGGACGTCCACTCCAACCAACTAATAAACCTTCCTGGGTCATTTGGAGAGCTAATCAATCTGACCGATCTTGATCTCCGGGCAAACAGGTTAAGATCACTGCCAGCTTCTTTTGTGAAGTTGACAAAACTTGAAAATCTTGATTTGAGTTCAAATCAGTTCACTCAATTGCCAGAGACTGTTGGGAGTTTGACCAGCTTGAAGATACTAAACGTGGATACAAATGAACTTGAGGAGGTTCCTTACACAATTGGAAGTTGCACGTCACTAGTGGAACTGAGATTAGATTTCAATCAGCTCAGAGCACTTCCTGAGGCAATCGGAAAGCTTGATTGTTTGGAGATTCTTGCTTTGCACTATAACAGAATTAGAGGGTTACCTACAACGATGGGCCATCTTTCCAACTTGAGGGATCTTGATGTAAGCTTCAATGAACTAGAATCCATACCTGAAAACCTGTGCTTTGCAGAAAATCTCAAGAAATTGAATGTTGCCAATAACTTTGCGGATCTAAGATCTTTACCGCGAAATATTGGAAACCTCGAATTGCTTGAGGAGTTGGATATAAGTGACGATCAGATAAGAGTCTTGCCAGATTCTTTTAGGCTCTTGTCAAAATTGAGAGTTTTTCGTGCTGATGAAACTCCATTGGAAATCCCACCAAGACAAGTAACTATTTTGGGCGCTCAG GCTGTTGTTCAGTTCATGGCCGACCTTGTTAACAAGAGAGACGCAAACACTaaattgtcaaagaagatgaagaagaaggggTTTTGGCACAGGGTCATCTCAATCCTTTGGCCTTTCAGGAGCAGCTAA